Proteins co-encoded in one Pseudomonas fluorescens genomic window:
- a CDS encoding enoyl-CoA hydratase-related protein encodes MNILIERLGRVVLIRLNRPHARNALSAQLMRELLETLQALDGDPGVGCFLITGTKDYFAAGADIKEMYEKSCLDMIQEDYFAGWDAFAALRTPKVAAVAGFAYGGGCELAMMCDVIVAAESAQFGLPEITLGVMPGMGGTQRLTRLIGRAKAMDMILTGRSMSAREAEQSGLVSRVIAAEHLLEEGLAVARRIGGFPRTATRAAREAVDRADESGMREGLLFERRSFHGLFATPGQKEGMQAFLEKREPRFDLM; translated from the coding sequence ATGAATATATTGATCGAAAGACTGGGTCGCGTGGTGTTGATCCGCCTCAACCGGCCCCACGCCCGTAACGCGCTCAGCGCACAATTGATGCGCGAGCTGCTGGAAACCCTGCAAGCACTTGATGGCGATCCGGGTGTCGGGTGTTTCCTGATCACCGGTACGAAGGATTACTTCGCGGCAGGCGCTGATATCAAGGAGATGTACGAAAAGTCTTGTCTGGACATGATTCAGGAAGATTACTTTGCCGGTTGGGACGCGTTCGCCGCGCTGCGTACTCCGAAGGTTGCGGCAGTAGCGGGGTTCGCCTATGGCGGAGGGTGTGAGCTGGCAATGATGTGCGATGTGATCGTAGCGGCCGAGTCCGCACAATTCGGTCTGCCTGAAATCACTTTGGGGGTGATGCCGGGCATGGGTGGCACGCAGCGACTGACTCGCTTGATCGGTCGTGCAAAAGCCATGGACATGATTCTGACGGGGCGCTCGATGTCCGCTCGTGAGGCCGAGCAGTCGGGGCTGGTATCGCGGGTGATCGCCGCCGAGCATTTGCTTGAAGAGGGATTGGCGGTTGCGCGGCGGATTGGCGGATTCCCTCGCACCGCGACACGGGCTGCGCGAGAGGCGGTGGACCGGGCCGATGAATCAGGGATGCGCGAAGGCCTTCTGTTCGAGCGGCGTTCGTTTCACGGCTTGTTTGCTACGCCCGGCCAAAAGGAAGGCATGCAGGCATTTCTGGAAAAGCGCGAGCCACGGTTCGATCTGATGTAA